In Geotalea uraniireducens, the genomic window TCGACTTCGAGGATTTCACCGAGGTGGTGCCGGCCTTCCTGACCATCGTGCTGATGATCTTCACCTACAATATCGGCGTCGGCATGTCCACCGGGCTTCTGACCTATCCGCTGCTGAAGACCATCGCCGGCCGCGGCCGCCAGGTCTTGCCGGGGATGTGGGTGCTGGCGCTCCTGGCGCTGTCGCTGTTCATTTTCTTTCCGAAGATGTAGACGGCCATTTCGTACTTGCCAATATTTTTACAATTCTGTAGCATTACAGATATCCGTTGGTAACGTCGCCGAGCGATGATGACCGACGGATATTTTGTTTCCATCGGGAAACATTTTTACCTTATACTGGAAAGGAAGAACGCGATGATCTGCCCCGCCTGCCACGCCGAAGTCATTCATCGGCTGGGAAAAACCGTGAAAGGTCGGCAAAGTTTTGTCTGTTTCACCTGTGGCAAAGAGTTTGTCCCCCAATCCGTCAGCGCCGCCGCCCAGCGGCAGTAAGCTCCGGCGGCGGGCGGCCCGCTTCCGGGTCGCCCGCCCGCTGCTCCTCCTCCTGCTGACCCTCTCCCTCTGGCCGAAGGCCGGCCAGTCCCTGGCGCCCGTCGATTCGCGGGCATCGCGCTACGAGATCGTCTCCCACGGTTTCCGGGTCGGTACCCTGCAGACGAATTTTTCCCTGGTCCCCTTCGACGGCCACCAGGCGCTGAAATACTCCTCAGTCACCCATATCCACGCCAGCCTGCTCTTCTATTCTCTCGACG contains:
- a CDS encoding IS1/IS1595 family N-terminal zinc-binding domain-containing protein; this translates as MICPACHAEVIHRLGKTVKGRQSFVCFTCGKEFVPQSVSAAAQRQ